The following proteins come from a genomic window of Nicotiana tomentosiformis chromosome 12, ASM39032v3, whole genome shotgun sequence:
- the LOC138903671 gene encoding secreted RxLR effector protein 161-like, producing METSKVIDTSISITTRLDMDEPGSPVNQTMYRGIIGSLLYLTASRTYIVFGVGLCARFQSNPKESHLKVARRILRYLKGTQDLVLYYPSGDSFNLVGYVDADYAGYLVDRKITSRMAHFMGYCLISWGTRKQNSVALSTAEAEYVAAAFCSAQLLWIKHQL from the coding sequence ATGGAAACATCAAAAGTTATTGACACTTCTATTTCCATAACTACTCGTTtagacatggatgaacctggttcccctgtaaatcagaccatgtatagagggattatagggtcactcttgtatctcactGCAAGCAGGACATATATTGTGTTTGGCGTGGgtctttgtgcaagatttcaatctaatccaaaggaatctcatctgaaggtTGCCAGGAGAATATTgagatatctcaaaggaacgcaggacctggttctctactatccctcaggTGACAGCTTTAATCTTGTTGGgtatgttgatgctgattatgcaggataTCTGGTGGACAGGAAAATCACATCTAGAATGGCACATTTCATGGGTTACTGTCTAATCTCATGGggtacaaggaagcaaaactccGTGGCACTCTCAACTGCAGAAGCGGAATATGTAGCAGCTGCTTTTTGCTCTGCTCAATTGCTGTGGATCAAACATCAGTTGTAA